A stretch of Vulpes vulpes isolate BD-2025 chromosome 4, VulVul3, whole genome shotgun sequence DNA encodes these proteins:
- the LOC112931604 gene encoding polyadenylate-binding protein 4-like codes for MPKPAARVRAEKRPTAEARAAPCDRWGAGAGRGEAEATPCTPRTRTPTPRPRRRPPPEPALQIAKFTEAELVARGRQGACFFFFFFFSFFFSFSFLRSPGASPAVTCRSCPLAPRRTPLHPLARRASSACTAPLRGAMNVAAKYRQASLYVGDLDAEVTEDALFRKFSAAGPVLSIRVCRDLLTRRSLGYAYVNFLRLADAQRALDTMNFDVLRGRPLRLMWAQRDAHLRRSGVGNVFIKNLDRSVDDKALFERFSAFGKILSSKVVRDERGPRGYAFVHFQEPSAAERAIEHMNGAQLRGCRLFVGRFQSRQARQAELQLRARAGDFTNLYIKNFGGRMDDARLRAVFSEYGKTLSVKVMTDAGGRSRGFGFVSFESPEAARRAVEALNGRRLDGQPLFVGRAQRKAERQAELRRAFEQRRRDGPRDGPRDGPRDGPPDGPRGAQGAGLYVKNLDDAVDEDGLRREFARFGAVSRVKIMREEGRSRGFGLVCFAAAEEAARALAEMNGRVLGSKPLSIALAQRP; via the coding sequence ATGCCGAAGCCAGCGGCCCGCGTGCGTGCAGAGAAGCGTCCGACTGCGGAGGCCCGGGCCGCCCCTTGCGATCGgtggggagcgggggcggggaggggggaagcagaagCAACGCCTTGCACCCCCCGCACACGCACCCCAACCCCTCGCCCTCGCCGTCGCCCTCCCCCGGAGCCTGCCTTGCAGATTGCAAAATTCACTGAAGCAGAACTGGTAGCTCGGGGGaggcagggagcttgcttttttttttttttttttttttctttttttttttctttctctttcctgcgCTCCCCAGGTGCGAGCCCTGCCGTCACCTGCAGGAGCTGCCCCCTTGCACCCCGTCGCACGCCCTTGCACCCCCTTGCACGCCGCGCCAGCTCGGCCTGCACCGCTCCGCTGCGGGGCGCGATGAACGTGGCCGCCAAGTACCGCCAGGCGTCCCTGTACGTGGGGGACCTGGACGCCGAGGTCACCGAGGACGCGCTGTTCAGGAAGTTCAGCGCCGCGGGGCCCGTGCTGTCCATCCGCGTGTGCCGGGACCTGCTGACCCGCCGCTCGCTGGGCTACGCCTACGTGAACTTCCTGCGGCTCGCGGACGCGCAGCGCGCCCTGGACACCATGAACTTCGACGTGCTGCGGGGCCGGCCGCTGCGGCTCATGTGGGCCCAGCGCGACGCGCACCTGCGCAGGTCGGGGGTGGGGAACGTGTTCATCAAGAACCTGGACCGCTCGGTGGACGACAAGGCCCTCTTCGAGCGCTTCTCGGCCTTCGGCAAGATCCTGTCGTCCAAGGTGGTGCGCGACGAGCGCGGGCCGCGGGGCTACGCGTTCGTGCACTTCCAGGAGCCGAGCGCGGCCGAGCGCGCCATCGAGCACATGAACGGGGCGCAGCTGCGCGGCTGCAGGCTCTTCGTCGGCCGCTTCCAGAGCCGCCAGGCCCGCCAGGCCGAGCTGCAGCTGCGCGCCCGCGCCGGCGACTTCACCAACCTGTACATCAAGAACTTCGGCGGCCGCATGGACGACGCCAGGCTCAGGGCCGTGTTCAGCGAGTACGGCAAGACCCTGAGCGTCAAGGTGATGACGGACGCGGGCGGCAGGTCCCGCGGCTTCGGCTTCGTGAGCTTCGAGAGCCCCGAGGCGGCCCGGCGGGCGGTGGAGGCCCTGAACGGCCGCAGGCTGGACGGGCAGCCGCTGTTCGTGGGCCGCGCGCAGCGCAAGGCGGAGCGCCAGGCCGAGCTGCGGCGCGCGTTCGAGCAGCGCCGGCGGGACGGGCCGCGGGACGGGCCGCGGGACGGGCCCCGGGACGGGCCCCCGGACGGGCCCCGCGGGGCGCAGGGCGCCGGGCTCTACGTCAAGAACCTGGACGACGCCGTGGACGAGGACGGGCTGCGCAGGGAGTTTGCCCGCTTCGGGGCCGTCAGCAGGGTCAAGATCATGCGGGAGGAAGGGCGGAGCAGGGGCTTCGGCCTCGTCTGCTTCGCCGCCGCCGAGGAGGCCGCCAGGGCCTTGGCCGAGATGAACGGCCGCGTGCTGGGCTCCAAGCCGCTGTCCATCGCCCTGGCCCAGAGGCCCTAG